Part of the Vigna unguiculata cultivar IT97K-499-35 chromosome 3, ASM411807v1, whole genome shotgun sequence genome, AATCCCCTAATCTATAAAAATCTTAAACAAAGGAAACCAGTTTGTTTTGATACCAGATGAAGCACAAGACTTGGATGCTTTAGGTTTGTAACTGATAAGGGGTATCTATGTAAGATTAACTTTAACTAATTCACCGTTATCATTAACTTTAACTAATTCACTGTTATCATTAACTTTAACTAATTCACTGTTATCATTAACTTTAAGTTCAACTGCAACACCTGCCAATTTCAAGAGTCACACTCTAACCACTTGCCATAAAATCAAgttctattaataattataataataacaatctaTAGAAGATGCTAAAATACtgaaaaaggacaaaaataaCACCAGTTTTCTATTTGCTAAAACCAAACAAGCATAAAAGTCATATAGTATACACTCAAATCTACAAAGACAATTTCTCCAAGGTTATCAATCCTAGTTTAACTACTTAGGTCAAAGAAGAACAATGGATTAACACAAATCAGCAATCTATAAAGGGGTTATCAACGttgatattcaaataaaaaggCTTAAACACCAATACACAACCAGAGCAATGAAAGAATACATAAATTCCCATGATTACTCGGCATTTTACTATTTTCAACCAGAGCATTTAGTTTTCAATGAACAACTGAAATTTTAGATCTTAACCGGCCACATTTTACTACTTAGATTTTAATAAAGGTGGAGTTGTgactattttagttgttttcCCTATCTTAACAACTGTGTATATTTCGTAAAATGATGAACATAATGCCCTCAACTAGGTCCTACATTTATTTGAAGCTGTCAAGTTCACTTAATATTATTTGGGTCTGTATCACACATCAACACCTCCTTAATTatcttccttcttctttctcttttttctctcaTAAACTCCTCATAATGCACCAGCCTTGCTTAAGGCCTACTAAGGAATCTCCATCTGATCCAGCAGTATAGCCACTGCCGCTATGTAGTCTATCATCGAATTAAGATACATGTTATGGCCTTTGTTTGTCAATTCAAGATGTTAATTGCACAGGCCATTTCTAATGTTTTGGTTTGGCAACTTATTCCCTAAAGCAGAACtccatttttccttttcatatcAATTTCAGCCTATAAATATTGTGGCAAGTGAAGTTTTAAGCTTCTGGTTGAATGATTTTAGTAGGTTTATAATATGGGTATGGTAATTTGATGATTTATTGCAAAGCCAAAGATGCAGCGTCCAAAATTATTGTCAACGGGGTCAACGACACTAGATCAGCTAATTTCATACACACTTTGTTGCCATTGAACATAAAGAAAGCCGCTAAATACAAATGCAAACAAATGTTTTAATGTCGCAAAGAAGTTCTGCCAAATTATTCAAAGATGTACCTCCTCTACGAGATCCCCTGCTATCCCTCTGACCACTTCACATAGATTGTTTAGTAAATGATTCACTGATCCAGAAACTCATGTCCTTGTAACAAGGAGGATACTTCAAAGataaacataaaagaattaGAATGTTCTAACAAGATTTTAGCAAGGTGtccattgaaataaaaatataaattcttcaacactaaagataaaaataaagacagACATGCTGAGAACATAAATGACAAGATCTAGGAAAGATTACTTAGTTAAATGCCTTCTTAGCATAATACATAGAAGATGGATATCATTTCACGacaataaatttgttattagtATAAAATAACTAACTACCCAAATTTAATCATTACAAGGCTTTTAACATAGTAATGCAGTAGAGCCGTGAAAAATATAAGTCTACAGCTAACTGTAGACCATCTTAACTTTCAATCACATGAATATTTCTCATCTAGCTTTCTAGTTTCAATTGCAGGACACATTAAGGACTAAGAATAAGAGATATTCCTAGACGTGAACATACTCGGAAAAAAGTTATTACAAATGAGCCAAGTATAGGCAGCCATTTAGACATGTAGCTGTTACCTTTGAAAATGGCTTAAATTTGACTCCCAATTGACCCTTGGAAAactgtatataaaaaaataaaaaagcaagCAATACATTAGAGACGATATTACAAAAAGAACTAAACAAATAACATTGTGAGTCTCAAGATGACTACATCATGAATTTGTGTGGTCACAACACGTGGTTTCTTCCTTTGACTAATTAGAACAAATTACTCCTAAACTAATAGCTTCATTTGACTCTTCTAAGTATATACTGGTAAATTTCTTCATTAACACACTCGAGCTTTCCATTAGAATCCCTCTTCCCCTGTCCTTTGTATCCAAATACTGCACTAGGGAAGACTATGAATTATgcacatgtattttttttatattatcctacaatttttaataaattttggaactGGTTAAAACATAAAGGGAAGCTCAGAACTCCTATCAGTGTCAGGTCTAGAGAGGTCAAACGTATACAACCTTACCCTCGAAGTGGATATTTCCAGAACATCCATCACCACTAAGTCAAAAGTCATAAAGCAAATATCTAcactaaataatatttgaagagtgtTTTTGAACAATACAAAATGCATGCATTGACATGTGCAATAAAGATGAAGTATCTACAAGATTTAAACTAATTAGTTTCTTCGCTTCAACTAATTCATCTTACAAAGCctcattaatattaaaatgcaGCAACTAATAATGAAGTATGTCTACCGaccatttcaaaataccaaataaatGACTTGCTAGACCCTCAAGGCATTTCTTTAAGTCTGTTGCTGCAAATAATTGAATCCCTACGATAAACATCTCCTGTAACAAGGAAATGAGTGTGACCACTTCTCAATAATTCTGCCTCATGAGCACTTGTGTGGCATCTTAAAACAGTCTGAGGGTCTACATAGTAAGTGTCATTATAGCTCCTACTTACATGGTCTTCAGGAATcaagacatcatcaaaattctGCAACAAGAAAAAGACCGTAAGTAGCCTAGACCTCATCAAAATTCTGCAACAAGATTGTAACAAAGAAACCAAACCACATAGTTCAAAACACCGTGTCAACCATAACAAGCAATAAGATAATCAATAAAAACAATGGTTATAAGTACCATTTTAGCAGTGCTGAGGAGGCACATTTACTTGTGCTGAAAATGAGATTAAATATTGTTCTATAAATAATCTAACTCCTGTATTTATAAACTTGTGTCCACGAAAATACAATTACAAACTCTTGGCGAACTACAATTAGTGCTCGTGTACTAGCCAAGAAAATTTTCCTAGATCCAAATCACACTAATTGTGCAATTGATTTGATTCTAGTGCAGCCccatttaaaattaatcaatcaaTCATTGCAAGAAATCTTTCagtattaaaaatagttttatattctTTCCCCTCCTTTTATGTTCCATTTGTCACAGTAAACTCACATTGACAACAATTTCCTTGTTTATTTCCATTAAAACAAACAATCTAGTAATCTGGAGtgatttaaatacataaataaaattaaataaaatctagaAAATGACATTATATAATTGTGAATCGACCAAATTCACCTAATGCACCACTAGTCTCTGCAGCAACAACCACCTGGAGaaaattgaacaaaacaaaaaatgtgcCTATATATTTGAAGTAAACTTGTATGCAGAATACTTTTCACtgttaatgaaaatatattgcGCACAACTCTGTGATGCAGCCACTGaagaaaaatgagaataaaataatatagattgAATCAAACCGCTGCATGCTGATTTCTTAATGATGGTGAGACACCTGGGGCAATTGCCAACTCCCAATGACCATCTCTATGTTTAGCAAGTCCAATGCACTTGCCAATGGCTGCACAcacaagtaaaaaatattctcaGAAAAGTATAGGAAGAAATAATTCAGCCGCAACAAATAATTGTCATTGAATAGGAATGCAGTTAGAGTGGTCTAAATAACTCAAAGAAGTCCAATAGTTTATGAATGTTTCTCATCATTTAGATTCAAACATCAATATGAAAAACATTCAATTAACTATTAACAGATTTTGTTCTATTATGGACCAGTTTCACATGacaaagaaattatataaaaagaaaaagtgttatagatataattaatataataaaactaaaatcaatGAATTTGAATGCTATTAATTCTCTGGCTGCTAGGTCCACAGATTTTTCCACAAAATCAGAGCTCTAAATTGACAAATGGAGAAGAGCTCAAAATTCATACTATTAAAAATACTGTCGAAAATTTCTAACCCTGTTATTCAAGTTTTATTAATAAAGAATTATTGCTCCCACATTATCATTTCACTATTTGTTATTGTCTTCTACACACCAAACAAATGCACGTATGAGGAGTTATAAGCATAATTCACATTGTTATAATTGGAGGCAGAGAAGATAAACCACAGTGATTATAGATTAGAACAATCAGGATATGAAAAATAACCTTTGTCTTCACATTTTACACATGTTATCTGCTTGACCTGTGATTCAGTGTGATCAAGTGTTTCAAATAAATCCTTAACAGGCTTCGTACCAAGTAATCCCTCTTCTCTAATAGACTTGGTTCCTTTGCAGGTGGAGCAAGCCAATCGCCTCATGTTGCCACATCTCTTGCACATCCTCCAATGAACTGCAAATAAAAGATTGCAGTTTGTGTCAATAAAGGGAGGATATCGTAAAAGAGAAAGCACAATGCCTCACTGCAGAGTTTGTTTACAACATTTTTCTCCTTATAGTTCAGCAGAATCTACTATTTTACTCGTGGTTCTAGCAAACAATTCCCGAAATTCATCACAATGTATAATAGTATCTAAACCTCCTGCAGAACATCCAGATACAAGAGcctgaaaaagataaaaacagaGATGATATCAAAATGAAAAGGGTGGGAAAGGAGAACAAAGTAACAAAATCAATGGGATCttttttcgtttttgttttgatttcatTTGGTTTATGTTTTCACTTTtgctttgattttatttgattttaggtcatttgagtttttggtttaatttttgaagaaaaatatgttgGAGTGTGGCaactaattttcaaaaattgacgGAAGCAATTTGAGTTGAAGCTTGATTATATGAAATGCTAGTGTCAATGAGCTTACACTCAAGGATTTTGTTTTACACATTGACTAACATGATACTGgttacttttaattgagattctTTGCGGGCATAATAGTTGTTAGGTTAGGAACGTGTTGAGTAGAAATGTAAGGTTAGGAAAAGATTGGTACCTAAAGTATTAGGTTGGTGTAGGGTGCTCTTTTAGTAGTAGATGTTTCTCAGGTAAGATTGGTACACAACAAACCAATGATTCATAGTAAAATTGAAACTGAAATgattgaacaaaattgaattataGTCATCtagttaaaactaaattttctcTGATGTTTTTGAATAACTATATGAATTGTTTGAACTATTACCAATGGACATAAGATTATGAAATTGAAGTAGTTTTACTTCAAGAAATaaagagtttttcttttatgtaccTTGTTACCAACCAAAAAAGGTTAGATCTCATTGGCTTTGTTTTAGATAAATATTctcctccattttttttttctggcacctatttttcttacatttttgtAGATTTAATTCTAGGATGTCTAACTACTTATGTTATAGAACTTTGGCACAATGCACACTTTAAACATAAAACGGAATAGATAAATTATGATGTgcttttatatgaaaaaagaaCTAATCTTAAGTAGTTATTTATGGCACAAAAGTTCACGATAAGTAAAGCAACACAGGTTCTTATTTAGTAGTATCTAAGCTAAACACCAAGGGAGACCTTACAGCTATAGTTATCGCTAGATCAGATAAAACACTTTGTGGtctaataaaactaaaacaataactATAGCGATCTAGCGATAactattgttttagttttattagaTCAGACCACAAAGTGTTTTATCTGATCTAGCGACAACTATAGCTGTAAGGTCTCTCTTGGTGTTTAGCTTAGATACTACTAAATAAGAACATGTGTTGCTTTACTTATCGTGAACTTTTGTGCCATAAATAACTACTTAAGATTAGttcttttttcatataaaatcacatcagaatttatctattttgttttatgtttaaagtgTGCATTGTGCCAAAGTTCTATCTTTTACATTGAATACAAATGCatgaattgatttattttatagagAACATAATTAGTTAGACATCCTAGAATTAAATCTAcagaaatgtaagaaaaataggagccagaaaaaaatatatggagGAGAATATTTATCTAAAACAAAGCCAATGAGATCTGACCTTTTTTGGTTGGTAACAAggtacataaaagaaaaactctttATTTCTTGAAGTAAAACTACTTCAATTTCATAATCTTATGTCCATTGGTAATAGTTCAAACAATTCATATAGTTATTCAAAAACAATTCAgagaaaatttagttttaattagatgactataattcaattttgttcaatcATTTCAGTTTCAATTTTACTATGATTCATTGATTTGTTGTGTTTTCAGTGTCTTGGCCGGTTGAATGGGAGATCTATGGAACAATCTATGGTATGGaattatgaacaaaattaaaaatcagtGCGACAATATTATTTTGCATAAGTTGTTGGCATGCCTGGGATTGATTGGGCATAGGAATAGAATGTTGTTGCCCAGGATTGTGAACTTGAGATGGAATTACAAGCCCTATTAAATAAACATTGATTGGCTAAGACAAACAAACCCACAAAAAGCTTAAGATATAACATCAAGATCCAAATGAATGTTAACAACACACAATTGGAATTTTGCAACCTAACAAGAAGTTGAAGTTACCAAAAAGCTATTAAGCAAGCAAGAAAGGTCCAAATAAAAGAAAGCAATTGTATGAACAAGCAAAACTACCTGTAATAAAGGATACAAGCTGGCCTTCAGAGGGAATAAAAAGTTAACAATGTGGTTCAAGCTTTTTGAACTTTCAAAAATTAAGCATTTCATcacatttttcctttttgtgtAATTTGTATTGTCCATTCACAATTAGATTGATTTTTGTTAGGGATCCAACAAAAATGGATGAAATAAAgccaatattattattcaaaaatgtATCAGAAATACAGTAGGGTTAACAATCCTACTGACACAGAGCAAGCTCCTTCAAGGAAACAACATTCCCACTCCTAACCAGATTTTTTTCTCTCCCCACTACCTCTTATTTTACTTCCTTATATTCTCCCTATCCCTCCTCTCATTCCTTAATTGATTCGGTTACATCTTTTGCCACCACAACACTACTCTTCACACCCTTTTTTCTCCTTTCATGCACTCTATAA contains:
- the LOC114176211 gene encoding probable phenylalanine--tRNA ligase, mitochondrial; this encodes MLTMETKSQGGMANAPNQGGPSNKPPDPVHWRMCKRCGNMRRLACSTCKGTKSIREEGLLGTKPVKDLFETLDHTESQVKQITCVKCEDKAIGKCIGLAKHRDGHWELAIAPGVSPSLRNQHAANFDDVLIPEDHVSRSYNDTYYVDPQTVLRCHTSAHEAELLRSGHTHFLVTGDVYRRDSIICSNRLKEMP